A genomic stretch from Methanofastidiosum sp. includes:
- a CDS encoding carboxymuconolactone decarboxylase family protein, whose amino-acid sequence MKDGVFYGKGINKIKNEYPDIYEAIVKLDEAVFTGRVLDYRTQKLIALAITASRADESATKRQMMSGMNEFNITKDEIVDVLRVVLLTSGMPAFNKGMRILDEIEKQ is encoded by the coding sequence ATGAAAGATGGAGTATTTTATGGAAAAGGGATAAACAAGATAAAAAATGAATATCCCGATATATATGAAGCTATAGTAAAACTTGATGAAGCAGTTTTTACAGGAAGAGTACTTGACTATAGAACTCAAAAATTAATAGCTCTAGCTATTACAGCTTCCAGAGCAGATGAAAGTGCAACCAAAAGGCAGATGATGTCAGGCATGAATGAATTTAATATAACAAAAGACGAGATAGTTGATGTCCTAAGGGTCGTCCTACTAACTTCAGGCATGCCCGCATTTAATAAAGGAATGAGAATCTTAGATGAGATAGAAAAACAATAA
- a CDS encoding isoprenylcysteine carboxylmethyltransferase family protein — protein MKQQLITNKYLLAKSNIILFIGILIILGTGVLGRFFQLNMIPFSPYSNNIGGVIALGGLLFHFYCHRAHKQSPKRSEQIEKIIQTGIYQKVRHPMYLGLIFTFFGLAILFGIVLAIIPAIVFSVLAIIIALKEEEFLLNKFGREYEEYMRKVPWRFIPKIF, from the coding sequence GTGAAACAACAATTAATTACAAATAAATATCTCCTTGCAAAATCCAATATTATTTTATTTATTGGAATTTTGATAATTCTAGGTACGGGCGTCTTAGGAAGATTTTTTCAGTTAAATATGATACCATTCTCGCCTTATTCAAACAATATTGGAGGAGTTATTGCGTTGGGAGGGCTATTATTTCATTTTTATTGCCATAGAGCTCACAAACAATCCCCTAAGAGATCAGAGCAAATTGAAAAAATCATACAAACGGGAATATATCAAAAAGTACGTCATCCTATGTATCTTGGATTAATTTTTACATTTTTTGGTCTAGCAATATTATTTGGTATCGTGCTGGCGATTATACCTGCTATAGTATTTTCGGTACTAGCTATCATAATAGCATTGAAAGAAGAAGAATTCCTTCTAAATAAATTTGGTAGGGAATATGAAGAGTATATGCGAAAAGTACCTTGGCGATTTATTCCTAAGATATTCTAA